One segment of Leptotrichia sp. oral taxon 215 str. W9775 DNA contains the following:
- a CDS encoding bifunctional 3,4-dihydroxy-2-butanone-4-phosphate synthase/GTP cyclohydrolase II: protein MERKFNTIEEAIEEIRNGKPIVIVDDEDRENEGDLFLPAEVATYETINFMINNARGLMCVPLTEERAEELELAFMTEHNTDNHGTAFTVSVDAAEGTTTGISTGDRLKTIKDLADPSKKAEDFRRPGHMFPLVAKKGGVIERKGHTEAAVDLAGIAGFSKVGVIMEILNEDGTMARKDQLFEFCKKNELKIITIEDLIIYRKKHEKLVKMEAEVKIATKFGNFDFAGYSDKIENKEYIAIIKGDIRNKENVSVRLHSECLTGDVFGSKRCDCQDQLHRALREIEEKGEGLLIYSRQEGRGIGILNKLKAYRLQDEGYDTVEANHQLGFEDDLRDYAIAAQIIKDLGVKSVSLKTNNPLKIKGLEQYGVTVASREEIEIEVNAYDKKYLKTKKEKMGHILRQEL from the coding sequence ATGGAAAGAAAATTTAATACAATAGAAGAAGCAATAGAAGAAATAAGAAATGGGAAACCAATAGTTATAGTAGATGATGAAGACAGGGAAAATGAAGGGGACTTATTTTTACCTGCAGAAGTGGCAACATACGAGACAATAAATTTCATGATAAACAATGCTAGAGGTCTTATGTGTGTTCCGTTAACAGAGGAAAGGGCAGAAGAACTGGAACTTGCATTTATGACAGAACATAATACAGATAATCATGGAACAGCCTTTACAGTGTCAGTTGATGCAGCAGAAGGGACAACTACGGGAATATCTACTGGAGACAGGCTTAAAACAATAAAAGATCTTGCAGATCCTTCAAAAAAGGCGGAAGATTTTAGAAGACCTGGGCATATGTTCCCACTTGTTGCAAAAAAAGGTGGAGTCATAGAAAGAAAAGGCCATACAGAAGCAGCTGTTGATTTAGCTGGAATTGCAGGATTTTCAAAAGTTGGAGTAATAATGGAAATTTTAAATGAAGACGGAACTATGGCAAGAAAGGATCAGCTGTTTGAATTCTGTAAAAAAAATGAACTTAAGATAATAACTATAGAAGACTTGATTATATACAGAAAAAAACATGAAAAACTTGTAAAAATGGAAGCTGAAGTGAAAATTGCAACTAAATTTGGAAATTTTGATTTTGCAGGATACAGTGACAAAATTGAAAACAAGGAATACATAGCCATTATAAAAGGTGATATACGTAATAAGGAGAATGTCAGTGTAAGATTGCATTCAGAATGTCTGACAGGAGATGTTTTCGGCTCTAAACGTTGCGACTGCCAGGATCAGCTTCACAGGGCACTACGTGAAATAGAGGAAAAAGGTGAAGGCCTTCTAATTTATTCAAGACAGGAAGGCAGAGGAATAGGAATACTTAACAAACTGAAGGCGTACAGGCTGCAGGATGAAGGGTATGACACAGTTGAAGCAAATCATCAGCTTGGATTTGAAGATGATCTGAGGGATTATGCAATAGCGGCACAGATTATAAAAGACCTTGGAGTAAAATCGGTTTCCTTGAAAACAAATAATCCTCTGAAAATAAAAGGCTTGGAGCAGTACGGTGTAACTGTTGCATCAAGAGAGGAAATTGAGATAGAAGTTAATGCCTATGATAAGAAATATCTGAAAACAAAGAAGGAAAAAATGGGGCATATATTGAGACAGGAGCTATAA
- a CDS encoding phosphatase PAP2 family protein gives MIQLKLTNYIFSIDKFFFKHLSYISDSSIFRHSESIERFFRFITKFGEGYFELLLTIVLLSLFLSNKQKYNFLKKYILAIIFTLLSTQITVNIMKVLFARARPSITINPDKFYGIMTMIKDSSFWKGSYVSFPSGHTITIWGTIWILSFYIKNKFIRTILFVLGVLVGMSRVYLVRHWTTDVVASVILSYFIAKIIYKKINLQWYKINYLKNIIFNIKYKKRKLEVIN, from the coding sequence GTGATACAATTGAAACTAACAAATTATATTTTTTCTATAGATAAATTCTTTTTTAAACATTTATCATATATTTCAGATTCAAGTATTTTTCGTCATTCAGAAAGTATTGAAAGATTTTTTCGTTTTATTACTAAATTTGGTGAAGGATATTTTGAATTGTTACTTACAATTGTATTACTCTCATTATTTTTAAGCAATAAACAGAAATATAATTTTTTAAAAAAATATATTTTAGCAATAATTTTTACTTTGCTTTCGACTCAAATTACAGTGAATATAATGAAAGTATTATTCGCAAGAGCAAGACCATCAATAACTATAAATCCTGATAAATTTTATGGAATCATGACTATGATTAAAGACAGCTCATTTTGGAAAGGAAGTTATGTTTCTTTTCCATCAGGACATACAATTACTATTTGGGGAACAATTTGGATTTTATCATTTTACATAAAAAATAAATTTATCAGGACAATTTTATTCGTATTAGGAGTTTTAGTAGGAATGAGCCGTGTTTATCTAGTGCGTCATTGGACTACTGATGTTGTTGCAAGTGTTATTCTTTCATATTTTATCGCAAAAATTATATACAAAAAAATAAATTTGCAATGGTACAAAATTAATTATTTAAAAAATATTATCTTCAATATAAAATATAAGAAAAGAAAACTAGAAGTGATTAATTAA
- a CDS encoding response regulator transcription factor: MGKILVVEDDKKISRILKLQLERKNHEITVIENGIDALNEIDKKRDFYDLMLLDLGLPLMEGNDVCKNVRKISEVPIIVVSAKNNIEEKVDLLKSGASDYVTKPFDFLELDARIDINIRKEKISEIVYKTLKLNTENYSVYLEETPVLLTKTEFELVKLLIENKEEIVSRDRIVEKIWGWEASDNLLDSTMKKIRQKLGKEKIKTVRGIGYILKI, translated from the coding sequence ATGGGAAAGATATTAGTTGTTGAAGATGATAAAAAAATATCTAGAATTTTGAAATTACAGCTGGAGCGGAAAAATCATGAAATTACGGTAATTGAAAATGGAATTGATGCTTTGAATGAAATTGATAAAAAGAGGGATTTTTATGATTTGATGCTTTTAGATTTGGGACTGCCTTTGATGGAAGGAAATGATGTCTGCAAAAATGTTAGAAAAATATCAGAAGTTCCAATAATCGTTGTTTCTGCAAAAAATAACATTGAAGAAAAAGTTGACTTATTGAAATCAGGAGCTAGTGATTATGTTACGAAACCTTTTGATTTTCTTGAGCTTGATGCAAGAATTGACATAAATATTAGAAAAGAGAAAATTTCTGAAATTGTTTATAAAACATTAAAGTTAAATACTGAAAATTATTCTGTTTATTTGGAAGAAACACCTGTTTTATTAACAAAAACGGAATTTGAACTGGTTAAGCTTTTGATTGAGAATAAAGAGGAAATTGTTTCACGAGATAGAATTGTTGAAAAAATATGGGGTTGGGAAGCTAGTGATAATCTGCTTGATAGTACGATGAAAAAAATTAGGCAAAAATTGGGAAAAGAAAAAATTAAAACTGTGAGAGGAATTGGGTATATTTTAAAAATATGA